aattaattaattagtgaTTCAGCTAAAAACTAAAgataaatcaatgatttagttaaaacctaataaaaacatgacaaataaaaaaaaattatctaaatttatggaaaacatgacaaatcAGCAAATTTATTTCTCAGATAATAATTCATCCTGGAGGAgtgttgttaaagggtgaggtcctAGGTCTGAGATTTACCAACAACTTAATTATGGAGTTAGAGAAAACTCATAATGGAGGGGTTGGAGTCGGTGCGCTACAGCGCTGTGAGCCTGGGACCCACGGGGCACGTAGTTTCCATGGAGCGGGTTGTCGCATAAAAAGAtagaataatttttgttttcttctaaaACTCAACTAATATATACATCACAAGAGAGAGTATCAATTAAGCGGCACTGTTAGCGGGCCTGGCCCAATTAAGTTCAATACACACAAGAGAGTATCAGTTTAAGGGGCTTTTAAGAGATTAGGTTTTAGTGCTTAATTCTTCAGACATCATTCGTCCATCAGCTAGGGTTTGGTTAGTGCTTCTCTCTATCGCACgcagcttctctctctctctcactcacttTTGTTGGGCGTCGAAACAACGCTGTCCGAATCATATCTTCGATTctgattcttttcttcttcttcatgaatTCGTATAGGCAATAAagagtttttttgaaaaaatctcgGGGTTAGCCGGTCTTTTCGATACAATCAGGAGGCCGGAGTAATGGCGACTTTGAACCCTTTCGATCTGTTGGACGATGACGCAGAGGATCCTAGCCAGCTCGCTGCGGCTAAGCCATTGAAGGTAGAGAAAGCGGCTCCAGCTCAGCCTGCTAAGTTGCCTTCTAAGCCGCTTCCTCCTTCTCAAGCCGGTGAGGTTTTTCTCTGTTTCTAAAGTTTAACACTAGATTCTTGTCTGCTAGATTGGTAACTGGTTGGATTTATAAACTCAAGTCTTTGCTAAAGTCAAACATGTTTGGTTCTTGTGTCTGAAGACGTTAGAATCTTGTCGGAATCAATTCAATCGATGTGGTATTTACTTGGTTGGATTAGTGTTGCTTAGTTTTTGATTGAGTTTATAAAGTTAAACTTGTTTGCTTCTTGTCGGAAGCAAGTCACTTGTGCTTAAGTGGTGTTCTTGTTCAGTTGAGCTTGACTTTGTTTGGTTGTTGTAGTGACTTGCATAAGCATTGCATCATTTTTTTATCTAGTTTGTTTGatgagatttttattttctttgattttgagTAGTGAGGGAGGGAAAGAACGGTCCTGGTGGAGGTAGCGGTGGCCGTGCTAGGAGTGGTGGATTCAACAGGAACAATGATGCTCCTGCTAATGAGAACGGATATGGTGGAGGCTACAGACGCtctgaagaaggagatggaggtAGACGCGGTGGGTCTGTTGGTGGATACCGTGGTCGTAGTGGTCGCCGTGGAGGATACAACAATGGAGAGTCTGGCGACTTTGAACGCCCACGTAGGAACTATGACCGCCAGAGTGGAGCAGCTCACGGGTAAGCAAGCTTCTTAAATTGATATTGTCTTTTAACAAATTTGATCTAGTGCGTGGTTTGTAATTGTGATTCTGTTGGTGTGAGTAGGAATGAGTTTAAACGTGATGGAGCTGGCCGTGGCAACTGGGGAACCACTGAGGATGAGATTCCTCCGTAAGTTTTGTGTTGTGTAGACATGTGGGTTCTGTTTGATCGGTGTCCTGAAAATAAACACTTGTTTGTTCATATCACTAGGGTGACTGAAGAATCCGCAACAGTGGTGGAGAAGGATTTGGCTGTTGAGAAGGAAGGTGAAGCAACTGATGCTAACAAAGAGACACCTGTTGAAGCTCAAGCAGAGAAAGAGCCAGAGGACACGGTACACTATCATCTTTCTTAACTCGTTTCTCAAATCTCATCATGTTATCTAATTGTAATTTTACTGGTTGTAGGAGATGACTCTGGAGGAGTATGAGAAAGTCTTGGAGGAAAAGAGGAAAGCTCTGCAGGCCACCAAGGTTGAAGAGAGGAAGGTTGACACCAAAGTGTTTGAGGCCATGCAACAGCTCTCAAGCAAAAAGAGCAACAACGATGAGGTTTTCATCAAACTGGTGAGTTCTCTGAATTCttctatatttttcattttggtcTCCGTAATCTTCTATTATACTGAACCTGGAAAAAATGTTGTTATCAGGGAACAGAGAAGGACAAGCGCCCagttgagagagaagagaagaccAAGAAGGTTTGTAATTTGCTAATGTTTTAGCCAAAAAAGGATGTAGCATTTTCGTTCTCTTACTTGCACCTTTCTGTGgtatgtctatttttttttgtagtcgTTGAGCATCAATGAGTTTTTGAAACCTGCCAATGGCGAGAGTTACAGAGGTGGTTACCGTGGCGGAAGAGCAAGCCGTGGACCAAGAGAGGGAGCTGACAGAGGAGGTCGTGGACCGAGAGAGGGAGCCGACAGAGGAGGTCGTGGACCAAGAGGAGACGACAGAGGTGGTCGGGGACCAAGAAGAGACAACGGAGGAGGAGAGCAGAAGGCTGCTGCACCAAAATTTGTGGCTCCTGCACCAAAGATTGAAGACGCAGCACAGTTCCCTACTCTGGGCAAGTAAAAGTCTCCGGTTTGGTCCGTTCAGCCTCTGTCTGGactctttttagtttttgtaaTCTCTCTCAACCCGGTTTGGATTTTGTTCTTCTGATTCTATTGTTATACACTGAAAGCTTTTTGTTCTATGAACCCACCAATTTTGGGAGTTTTTATCAAGTTCAATGAGTCAGGAAACAAAATATCTCCATCCAAGTTTGGCGTAAACAACCACTTCGCattagtgttaaaaaaaaacttttactaaGAAGTTTATTATTGCAAGTAACATTACaaagaatttataaatttttggacATAAACTGAAAAAACAAAGACCAGATGAAGGAAGAACGATGTTCAGATGTCTTGCATGCATACGAAGGAGATAACATATGGTTAATAAGTGTTTCTCAGAGCGAGCGAGCGAGCGAATTAAGAAGAGCAGCAGCCTGACTGTTGGTTTACTGGTTGTCCTCGGATCTGGACCGTTGATGGCTTGGATCCTCCTGCAGGTTGACTCGCCATTCTGCAAGAAAAGACAAATGGGGTTAAGGCTACTCTAATAAGTAGAACGATGAGGATTAGTGTTGATGGATGATAATGAAATGCGATAGTTACCTTGTCTTGATTGCGGCAGTCATGGCCATGAAAGCTTCTTCGACATTGGTAGCATTCTTGGCACTCGTTTCCAGGAATGGGATCCCAAGTTCATCTGCGAAAGCCTGGTGTTGGCAGAACAAAAACATTACAGCAAATCCAAAGAACCGTTAACTGTGAAGCATGTTACTACCTTGGCAGTTTCGGTGGAGACAACTTTCTGTGAAGTGAGATCACACTTGTTCCCAACCAGTAGCTTGTTCACATTCTCACTAGCGTAGCGGTCGATTTCATTTAGCCATTGCTTGACATTGTTGAAGCTTTCTTGGTCTGTTACATCATAAGTCacctgaaacaaaaacaaaaacaaaaacaaaacggtTCAGAGTCCCAGTGATGGATATCAGATAATAGGGAGATAATAAATGAGCATACAATGATGCCATGAGCTCCTCTGTAGTAACTGCTAGTGATGGTTCGGAAACGCTCTTGACCTGCCGTATCCCACTGCATAAAAATTGGTGACAATAATAAGAATACGCGAAAAGAAATGTCAAGAGATTGTAACAGTGACACGAACTTACAATCTGGAGTTTGATGGTCTTTCCATCTTGTTCAACAGTGCGGATTTTCTGGCAAATAATCATATTACAAAATCAGAAGTGATTTATCCCATAAAAGCAAGTGATATAAGAGAAGAGGCTTACAAAGTCAACACCAATGGTGCTGATGTAGCTATCCAGGTAGGAATCATCCTGCACAAAATACCAGAAAGAGATTGAGACACCAATTTCAAACTGAGCTAGAGGcttataaagaaagaaagaaaagacttaCAGCAAACCTAAGAAGCAAGCATGATTTGCCAACACCAGAATCACCAATGAGCAGAAGCTTGAACAGATAGTCACTGCCAACATGTAAGCAAATAAGCAATTTCAATGTTTACAAAGACCAGGAGAGACGAGAGGAGTCGGTAATCTCGCGATACAAAACGCAATAATCCAAATCGCTCACAAACTACGAGAATCAAATCTATGAATTTCAAGAGAAACAACAGAtctcaaccaaaaaaataatgtaatcaATTCACGAAAAGAGAGTCCAAATCGATCCAAAAAAAACACAGatgatgttatatatataattcaatcGATCTTAAGGATAGGAGAGAAGAAAAGGAAGGCTCTTACTATTCAGGATTCATGGTTGATCTCGAAAACTAGCGCCAGTTGTGAACAGATAATCCGGCGGCGATCTTCgtcggtgagagagagagagagagagagagagagagagagagagagagagagacgtaaAGGATGGCTTTGTGTAGACAACgtggtaaatatatatatatatatataagaaaggcCCACACGATTGTTTTGTCTTggtcaattttaaatttaaatacatctttttttttgttcagccAGAAGATGCGTGGAAGAGCGAAAGTtacctttttcttcttttctttttacccCTTTTTGTTATTGATTCCATCATACGATCAAAAACACTTATTGTTTATACAATAATATGTGATATTTTCCAAATCCGAAATGGAAATTTGATTAGATTGCTAGTGTTGTAGCTGCCACTTATGATTATGGTCTGCTTGAACTGGCAGTGAGTTTATAGCCTTTTTATCTGCTTGATCTAAACTTGTGCTAGTTATGTTTCAGACACAGTTTCTTGGAGATGAAAGCAGAGTCTTAAGCTATCATTCATATTCCAAACTTGTGTTTCATTAATTTGCTAACAGGTCACACAATTAGAATCAAAGAGCATAATGCTTCAGATGGTGATGTCTCATTGTTTCTTTCTTATCATGttacattttatttgattatagtTATACATAACCAAGTTTGATTGTGGTTTTGTTTAGCTGCTGAAACATCAAAAGTTCGTTGTTAATGAACTACTGAAAGAGCACAAAAAGCTTCCGATGATAATCACACAGAAGAAATATGTAAACCAATTCTTTCTTTCATTTGTTatgagataaaaataataatatctgaCAAAACAAACAGAATACAAAAGTTTCTCTGCAAACCTTTACTTATTACATAACAGAACAAAACTCTTACCCAAACAATGGCTCCTCTTCACACCAGCTAACTCCCTTCTCCATCATCTTCTCTCGTTTAAGAGTGGTTCACACGCAggaactgcaaaaaaaaaacaatcgaaGATACAAACTCAGATCATCAACGTTTCTTCAAACACACAATAAATGATTTGGTGCGCATTACCTTCATCAACATATCCAAGTTTCTCTCTAATCTCAGCAATAACCAAACGGGTCAAAAGCAACCCAGCACAAAGAGCCCCAACGACCAACATATAGAACACAGCCTCCCAACCCAACGTCGAAAGAAACCCTGTCAGAAGAGGTCCCAAAGCCGCACCAGCAGAACCAGTCCCATCGATAATAGCAGTCACGGTCGCAAGCGCTCTCGAATCCCCTTGTAGAGACTTGTGCGTTCCGAGATCAGCGGAGACCGCGGTTGTGATGAGTGCGTAAGGTCCATTGACAAACAAACCAGCAACCATCATGAGAACCACGTTGACCGTCTGAGAGACACCTCCATAGGAATGGTACACGAGCATCGCGGGAATCGCAGCGTACATGAACGTTGCTGCAGTCGTCGCTCTCGCTTTGAACTTGTCTGAAATGTAACCAGCGAGAATCCCTCCTACAATGCCTCCGACGTCGAAAAGCGTCGAGAGGTTTCCTGCTGTCTTCACAGACATATACTCTCCACCAATAGCTGCGCATATAAAAGCAAGTAAGAACATTATCCACAGCACTAAACTCTCTGAGACTGACTTTCAAAAGACTTACTTGTTTGGCTCAGATAAAACGGTAACCAGTACAAAAACGTGTACGCAACAAGCTTCGAGAAGAAGAGACACATCGCAAATGGTATCACACCAGGAATCATACAAGCTTGCAAAAGACCAACACTTCTTTTATTCTCATACCCTTGTCCTGACCCTGAACTCTCCCCTTCGTCTTCCACATCTACTTCTTctacctcttcttcttcttcgatgtcGCGGCGCCTCTTAATGAACTTACCGGAGTTAGAATTGATATCCGGAAACCCAACATCCTCAGGATACGCAGCCAAGAACAAGTAAACAAGAACACCTCCTAAAGACATAACCAAACCAGGAGCTATAAACGACCAACCCCAACCGTACTGAAGAACACCAGCAGCTATCAAGGAACCACAAATGTTCCCAACGGAAGTATGAGCATTCCAAATCCCCATTATAAGCCCTCTCTTCCTCTTCCCGAACCAGTTCCCGACCACAGCCACAACAGACGGCCAGCCCGTCGCCTGAAACAACCCAGCCGCCATTTGCATCACAAGAAAGAACCAAAACGCGTGAATGTTCCAGAAGTAACCCATCCCAAACAGCCCCACGAAGAACCCACTCCCAATCATTCCCCAAGTCA
The window above is part of the Brassica napus cultivar Da-Ae chromosome C8, Da-Ae, whole genome shotgun sequence genome. Proteins encoded here:
- the LOC106401227 gene encoding RGG repeats nuclear RNA binding protein B-like — its product is MATLNPFDLLDDDAEDPSQLAAAKPLKVEKAAPAQPAKLPSKPLPPSQAVREGKNGPGGGSGGRARSGGFNRNNDAPANENGYGGGYRRSEEGDGGRRGGSVGGYRGRSGRRGGYNNGESGDFERPRRNYDRQSGAAHGNEFKRDGAGRGNWGTTEDEIPPVTEESATVVEKDLAVEKEGEATDANKETPVEAQAEKEPEDTEMTLEEYEKVLEEKRKALQATKVEERKVDTKVFEAMQQLSSKKSNNDEVFIKLGTEKDKRPVEREEKTKKSLSINEFLKPANGESYRGGYRGGRASRGPREGADRGGRGPREGADRGGRGPRGDDRGGRGPRRDNGGGEQKAAAPKFVAPAPKIEDAAQFPTLGK
- the LOC106441090 gene encoding ras-related protein RABD2c — translated: MNPEYDYLFKLLLIGDSGVGKSCLLLRFADDSYLDSYISTIGVDFKIRTVEQDGKTIKLQIWDTAGQERFRTITSSYYRGAHGIIVTYDVTDQESFNNVKQWLNEIDRYASENVNKLLVGNKCDLTSQKVVSTETAKAFADELGIPFLETSAKNATNVEEAFMAMTAAIKTRMASQPAGGSKPSTVQIRGQPVNQQSGCCSS
- the LOC106441088 gene encoding putative glycerol-3-phosphate transporter 4 isoform X2, with the translated sequence MAMGSKRKTPPGILLLRRVRGRNWSPKTFRYAILLITFIAYACYHASRKPSSIVKSVLHPEPSTKPPQQEHINMRPWPLGNVFVKEEETDVLLRRGSANKGWEPFNGKGGTSRLGEIDVAFLACYSIGMYVAGHLGDSLDLRLFLTWGMIGSGFFVGLFGMGYFWNIHAFWFFLVMQMAAGLFQATGWPSVVAVVGNWFGKRKRGLIMGIWNAHTSVGNICGSLIAAGVLQYGWGWSFIAPGLVMSLGGVLVYLFLAAYPEDVGFPDINSNSGKFIKRRRDIEEEEEVEEVDVEDEGESSGSGQGYENKRSVGLLQACMIPGVIPFAMCLFFSKLVAYTFLYWLPFYLSQTTIGGEYMSVKTAGNLSTLFDVGGIVGGILAGYISDKFKARATTAATFMYAAIPAMLVYHSYGGVSQTVNVVLMMVAGLFVNGPYALITTAVSADLGTHKSLQGDSRALATVTAIIDGTGSAGAALGPLLTGFLSTLGWEAVFYMLVVGALCAGLLLTRLVIAEIREKLGYVDEVPACEPLLNERR
- the LOC106441088 gene encoding putative glycerol-3-phosphate transporter 4 isoform X1, producing the protein MAMGSKRKTPPGILLLRRVRGRNWSPKTFRYAILLITFIAYACYHASRKPSSIVKSVLHPEPSTKPPQQEHINMRPWPLGNVFVKEEETDVLLRRGSANKGWEPFNGKGGTSRLGEIDVAFLACYSIGMYVAGHLGDSLDLRLFLTWGMIGSGFFVGLFGMGYFWNIHAFWFFLVMQMAAGLFQATGWPSVVAVVGNWFGKRKRGLIMGIWNAHTSVGNICGSLIAAGVLQYGWGWSFIAPGLVMSLGGVLVYLFLAAYPEDVGFPDINSNSGKFIKRRRDIEEEEEVEEVDVEDEGESSGSGQGYENKRSVGLLQACMIPGVIPFAMCLFFSKLVAYTFLYWLPFYLSQTTIGGEYMSVKTAGNLSTLFDVGGIVGGILAGYISDKFKARATTAATFMYAAIPAMLVYHSYGGVSQTVNVVLMMVAGLFVNGPYALITTAVSADLGTHKSLQGDSRALATVTAIIDGTGSAGAALGPLLTGFLSTLGWEAVFYMLVVGALCAGLLLTRLVIAEIREKLGYVDEGNAHQIIYCVFEETLMI